A window of Ignicoccus hospitalis KIN4/I contains these coding sequences:
- a CDS encoding ABC transporter permease, whose translation MAFPDMGGAGEVAELVARSLWISGTAVALASSWSIPLTFLIVRYKALRPLLSFFEGLVGVPTVLVGLFLYDLICPKCPLGSLGLLYTPYAVVLGEALLVTPLIVATSHSALNWAYQNYGELARTFGADEVKALLASAAEVVEELAGSIAMAFSRAVGELGVALIVGGNIEGYTRTLSTAIALYAQMGEYEKATELGLILTFLSVGTSFVVKRLSRGRPSRP comes from the coding sequence GTGGCTTTCCCAGATATGGGAGGAGCTGGCGAAGTAGCCGAGCTGGTGGCCCGCTCCCTCTGGATATCCGGCACTGCAGTGGCGCTGGCGTCTTCTTGGTCCATCCCCCTCACCTTTTTGATAGTTAGGTACAAGGCGCTGAGGCCCCTCCTCTCCTTCTTCGAGGGCTTAGTCGGCGTCCCCACGGTGCTGGTGGGCCTCTTCTTGTACGACCTCATATGCCCCAAGTGCCCCCTGGGCTCCTTGGGCTTGCTCTACACCCCCTACGCGGTGGTCCTCGGGGAGGCCCTCCTAGTGACCCCTCTGATAGTGGCGACCTCCCACTCGGCCCTCAACTGGGCCTACCAGAACTACGGGGAGCTGGCCAGGACGTTCGGGGCGGACGAGGTCAAGGCGCTCTTGGCCTCGGCGGCGGAGGTGGTGGAGGAGCTGGCGGGCTCAATTGCTATGGCCTTCTCGCGGGCGGTGGGCGAGCTGGGGGTGGCGCTGATAGTGGGGGGCAACATCGAGGGCTACACTAGGACCTTGAGCACGGCCATAGCTTTGTACGCGCAGATGGGCGAGTACGAGAAGGCCACCGAGCTGGGTTTGATACTGACCTTCTTAAGCGTGGGAACGTCGTTCGTCGTCAAACGGCTCTCTCGAGGAAGGCCCTCCCGCCCTTAA
- a CDS encoding substrate-binding domain-containing protein yields MDKRALLALVAALAVAVAVWVLYPKPHNSLKVSTTTSLYDSGLLGALSSYFKKESGTELQFLVVGSGQALRLAKDGAVCLTLVHAPSLEKKYSDYLTDHIIFAYNYFVIVGPKDDPAGIRNSTDAVEAFKKIYEAGERGEATFVSRGDMSGTNVKELSLWKLAGLDPKGKEWYKSTGSGMAKTLIVANDLKAYTLSDISTFLKLKKEGKLDNLEILYSNSTELINVYSAYRVKGCNDPKALEFLKFLKGEGQEIIASYGKEEFGVPLFYPAEGKEAWLSQIWEELAK; encoded by the coding sequence TTGGACAAGAGGGCGCTGCTCGCGCTCGTAGCCGCTTTGGCGGTCGCCGTAGCCGTTTGGGTATTATACCCCAAGCCCCACAACTCGTTGAAGGTCTCCACTACTACCAGCTTGTACGACAGCGGCTTGCTGGGCGCGCTCTCTTCCTACTTTAAGAAGGAAAGCGGGACCGAGCTCCAGTTCTTGGTGGTGGGCAGCGGCCAAGCGCTCAGGCTGGCCAAGGACGGCGCCGTATGTTTAACCTTGGTCCACGCCCCATCATTGGAGAAGAAGTACTCTGACTACCTTACGGACCACATAATATTTGCCTACAACTACTTCGTAATAGTGGGTCCGAAGGACGACCCGGCCGGGATTAGGAATTCGACCGACGCCGTTGAGGCCTTTAAGAAGATATACGAGGCCGGCGAGCGCGGCGAAGCAACATTCGTCAGCAGGGGGGACATGTCGGGCACGAACGTGAAGGAGCTGAGCTTGTGGAAGCTTGCCGGCTTGGACCCCAAGGGCAAGGAGTGGTACAAGTCCACGGGCTCTGGCATGGCCAAGACCCTCATAGTGGCCAACGATTTGAAGGCCTACACCCTCAGCGACATATCGACATTCTTGAAGCTTAAGAAGGAAGGCAAGTTGGACAACTTGGAAATACTCTACAGCAACTCGACGGAGCTGATAAACGTCTACAGCGCCTACCGCGTGAAGGGCTGCAACGACCCCAAGGCGCTCGAGTTCTTAAAGTTCTTGAAGGGAGAGGGCCAAGAGATCATAGCCAGCTACGGGAAGGAAGAGTTCGGCGTCCCCTTGTTCTACCCGGCGGAGGGGAAGGAGGCGTGGCTTTCCCAGATATGGGAGGAGCTGGCGAAGTAG
- a CDS encoding phenylacetate--CoA ligase family protein produces the protein MFERYSRATPLGAYLEEGRRFREEGFIRTDYPPKRDEVLWNPKIMRMPREELEKIKTQRLKAIVKWAWEHSEFYRKFWKSKGFHPDMIKTHEDVVKIPVLTKKDLRADLQKNPPYGTIMVPELAKYIHFVGATSGSTGMPTFQGWGRVELDYFEEQQARYLWTFAGVKPGVVYANYLNMSGFYSWGPPLVETAMWRCGATAIAGGGETFFTWKDRHMLIMKLWKVDVFATTPWLHRWIGEQAKLEGWVTPFKVLLLHGGAAAEKTKEKLMEVHPNVEKVISVWGTTDGHMAIEPPDAPGTLVFWEDTQIFDIVVPGSYEERPEGEPAGQGERGELIATLLTHYTMPLIRYSLGDYVKNEFICDPTPELGITHCRFAELIPGRVEWMFKVKGKLLFPIVVENAVSQIPDTTGAYNIVVYDDNMDKLKIKVETRKPIPPPPEYDKEAREIIARELGLSPEDVEIEWIRPGESVWKGYKLQVFLDERKK, from the coding sequence GTGTTCGAGCGCTACTCGAGGGCCACCCCCCTCGGGGCGTACTTGGAGGAAGGGCGGAGGTTCAGGGAAGAGGGCTTCATAAGGACGGACTACCCCCCTAAGAGGGACGAGGTCCTCTGGAACCCCAAAATTATGAGGATGCCCAGGGAAGAGCTGGAGAAGATAAAGACCCAGAGGCTCAAGGCCATAGTTAAGTGGGCGTGGGAGCACAGCGAGTTCTACCGCAAGTTCTGGAAGAGCAAGGGCTTCCACCCGGACATGATAAAGACTCACGAGGACGTGGTCAAGATACCGGTCCTCACCAAGAAGGACTTGAGAGCGGACTTGCAGAAGAACCCGCCTTACGGCACCATAATGGTTCCGGAACTGGCCAAGTACATACACTTCGTGGGCGCCACCTCCGGCAGCACCGGGATGCCCACCTTCCAAGGCTGGGGCAGGGTGGAGCTGGACTACTTCGAGGAACAGCAAGCTAGGTACTTGTGGACCTTCGCCGGCGTCAAGCCCGGCGTAGTCTATGCGAACTACCTCAACATGAGCGGCTTCTACAGCTGGGGCCCGCCCCTCGTGGAGACCGCCATGTGGAGGTGCGGCGCCACCGCCATCGCCGGCGGGGGCGAGACCTTCTTCACTTGGAAGGACAGGCACATGCTAATAATGAAGCTGTGGAAGGTTGACGTCTTCGCCACCACCCCGTGGCTCCACCGCTGGATAGGCGAGCAAGCCAAGCTGGAGGGCTGGGTGACCCCGTTCAAGGTGCTCTTGCTCCACGGAGGGGCAGCGGCCGAGAAGACCAAGGAGAAGCTGATGGAGGTCCACCCCAACGTCGAGAAGGTCATAAGCGTCTGGGGCACTACGGACGGTCACATGGCAATCGAGCCCCCCGACGCGCCCGGGACCTTGGTGTTCTGGGAGGACACCCAGATCTTCGACATAGTGGTGCCCGGCAGCTACGAGGAGAGGCCCGAGGGCGAGCCGGCGGGCCAGGGCGAGAGGGGAGAGCTCATAGCCACCTTGCTGACCCACTACACCATGCCCTTGATAAGGTACAGCCTGGGCGACTACGTGAAGAACGAGTTCATATGCGACCCCACCCCGGAGCTGGGCATAACCCACTGTAGGTTCGCCGAGCTCATACCGGGCAGAGTGGAGTGGATGTTCAAGGTAAAGGGCAAGCTGCTCTTCCCCATAGTGGTCGAGAACGCGGTGAGCCAGATACCGGACACCACCGGCGCCTACAACATAGTAGTTTACGACGACAACATGGACAAGCTGAAGATAAAGGTGGAGACCAGGAAGCCCATACCGCCCCCTCCGGAGTACGACAAGGAGGCAAGGGAGATCATAGCGAGGGAGCTCGGCCTGAGCCCGGAGGACGTGGAGATAGAGTGGATAAGGCCCGGCGAGAGCGTCTGGAAGGGCTACAAGCTGCAAGTGTTCTTGGACGAGAGGAAGAAGTAA
- the hmgA gene encoding hydroxymethylglutaryl-CoA reductase (NADPH) has product MDELEKYVEMLEKGELSLSKLDKVLNPNLAALVRRRFLEKRIGKLLPGIASTILDFEELVGRNIENPIGAVQIPLGIAGPIKVNGDYAKGEFYVPLATHEGALVASVNRGMKAVTLSGGANVKVLKDGMARAPVFRVPDVATAQELVEWVKEHFNEIKEVAESTTRHGKLKEIQPFVMGNNVWLRFVYFTGDAMGMNMATIATEKACEYIEENFGRAQCVALSGNMCVDKKPAHLNVLLGRGKYVVAEALIKKEVLEGVLKTDARSVHEVNERKNWAGSAFAGSFSYNAHFANIIAAIFLATGQDAAQIVESSMGFTWTEVRGEDLYISVTLPSLEVGTVGGGTRLQTQREALEILGVAGGGDPPGTNALKFAEIVGASVLAGELNLLAALAARQLARAHERLGRGKG; this is encoded by the coding sequence TTGGACGAGCTGGAAAAGTACGTAGAGATGTTGGAGAAGGGCGAGCTGAGCTTAAGCAAGCTGGACAAGGTCCTAAACCCTAACTTGGCCGCCCTGGTCAGGAGGAGGTTCTTAGAAAAGAGGATAGGCAAGCTCCTCCCCGGCATAGCCTCAACCATACTCGACTTCGAAGAGCTCGTGGGAAGGAACATAGAGAACCCGATAGGGGCGGTTCAAATTCCCTTGGGCATAGCCGGACCCATCAAGGTCAACGGGGACTACGCCAAGGGGGAGTTCTACGTCCCCTTGGCCACCCACGAGGGGGCCCTGGTCGCCTCCGTCAACAGGGGGATGAAGGCCGTTACCTTGTCCGGCGGCGCAAACGTAAAGGTGTTGAAAGATGGGATGGCTAGAGCCCCGGTGTTCAGGGTCCCAGACGTGGCGACCGCGCAAGAGCTCGTGGAGTGGGTTAAGGAGCACTTTAACGAGATAAAGGAGGTTGCTGAAAGCACCACGCGCCACGGGAAGCTGAAGGAAATACAGCCGTTCGTCATGGGGAACAACGTGTGGCTGCGCTTCGTCTACTTTACCGGCGATGCTATGGGAATGAACATGGCAACGATAGCGACCGAGAAGGCGTGCGAATACATTGAAGAGAACTTCGGGAGGGCCCAGTGCGTGGCCCTCTCCGGCAACATGTGCGTCGACAAGAAGCCTGCCCACTTGAACGTCCTCTTGGGGAGAGGGAAGTACGTGGTGGCCGAGGCCTTGATAAAGAAGGAGGTACTGGAGGGGGTGCTTAAGACCGACGCGAGGTCGGTGCACGAGGTAAACGAGAGGAAGAACTGGGCCGGGAGCGCCTTCGCGGGCTCCTTCTCCTACAACGCCCACTTCGCCAACATAATAGCCGCGATATTCTTAGCTACCGGGCAGGACGCCGCGCAAATAGTGGAGTCCTCCATGGGCTTCACTTGGACGGAAGTGAGGGGCGAGGACTTGTACATCTCCGTCACCCTCCCCAGCTTGGAGGTAGGCACTGTGGGCGGGGGGACTAGGCTGCAGACCCAGAGGGAGGCCTTGGAGATACTCGGCGTGGCCGGCGGCGGCGACCCCCCTGGCACCAACGCCCTCAAGTTCGCCGAGATCGTGGGGGCAAGCGTCTTAGCCGGCGAACTAAACCTGCTCGCGGCCCTCGCGGCAAGGCAGCTCGCGAGGGCCCACGAGAGGCTCGGGAGGGGGAAGGGTTGA
- a CDS encoding tRNA-ribosyltransferase family protein: MIWEPEARDGPARAGKLKVGAYEVETPALLAVVDPDPKKQLVPLDEMRRAGVQVIMTSAFIAKKKVGPTNLKERLGWEGLLYTDSGTFQAYSRGVRVDPEESVRYQISAGSDIITPVDLFSLPTDSKEVAAKKAEVSFRRWLRARELKEEVSAPVQGGLYPDVRAAVARRYSEAGARLLAVGGIVPLMEEYKFKELVNAVLPVLASRPPEAAVHAFGAGHPLAFPLLAFLGVDLFDSAMYAIAAREGRYLTPFGTFRLEELVMMREFPCDCPACSSLSPRDLLSMSEEERTKFLALHNLYAAIKMVKEIRERIVYGTFHKWAIAFAHSHPRLYEAFAEALGKWRGYFERERNALPKSPVPEGCELCDSSPERDPVGEGTYGTRELFNVIAKRAYGKGLSSEEPLEALRPPRASFSPRALRELCSVTLNSPPKGRAIRKKDLKEVNCLLRPNHEVLVLWEGGEAKAVSLVSFAELSLASEEAVALLLPPEGLHGVKLGGLVGRVEAGDHGG; this comes from the coding sequence TTGATCTGGGAGCCGGAGGCCAGGGACGGGCCGGCGAGGGCCGGGAAGCTCAAGGTAGGCGCCTACGAGGTCGAGACCCCCGCCCTTTTGGCGGTGGTGGACCCGGACCCGAAGAAGCAACTCGTCCCCTTGGACGAGATGAGGAGGGCCGGGGTCCAAGTAATAATGACCTCAGCCTTCATAGCTAAGAAGAAGGTAGGCCCAACGAACTTGAAGGAGCGCTTGGGGTGGGAGGGCCTCCTATACACCGACTCGGGGACCTTTCAAGCGTACAGCAGGGGGGTGAGGGTGGACCCGGAGGAGTCGGTGAGGTACCAGATAAGCGCCGGCTCCGACATAATAACGCCCGTGGACCTCTTCAGCTTGCCCACGGACAGCAAGGAGGTAGCGGCGAAGAAGGCGGAGGTGAGCTTCCGGAGGTGGCTGAGGGCGAGGGAGCTGAAGGAGGAGGTGAGCGCCCCGGTACAAGGGGGCCTCTACCCGGACGTGAGGGCGGCCGTCGCGAGGAGGTACTCCGAGGCCGGGGCCAGGCTCTTGGCCGTGGGGGGTATAGTTCCCTTGATGGAAGAGTACAAGTTCAAGGAGTTGGTTAACGCGGTGCTCCCGGTCCTCGCCTCCAGGCCGCCGGAGGCCGCGGTGCACGCCTTCGGGGCCGGCCACCCGCTCGCCTTCCCCCTCTTGGCCTTCCTAGGCGTGGACCTCTTCGACTCGGCCATGTACGCTATAGCGGCGAGGGAGGGTAGGTACTTAACGCCGTTTGGTACCTTTAGGCTCGAAGAATTAGTAATGATGAGGGAGTTCCCCTGCGACTGCCCCGCTTGCTCCTCCCTCTCCCCGCGCGACTTGCTGTCCATGAGCGAGGAGGAGAGGACCAAGTTCTTAGCCCTTCACAACCTTTACGCAGCAATTAAAATGGTGAAGGAAATAAGGGAGAGGATAGTTTACGGCACCTTCCACAAGTGGGCGATAGCCTTCGCCCACAGCCACCCGAGGCTGTACGAGGCCTTTGCAGAGGCCTTGGGCAAGTGGAGGGGCTACTTCGAGAGGGAGAGGAACGCCCTCCCCAAGTCGCCGGTCCCGGAGGGGTGCGAGCTCTGCGACTCCAGCCCGGAGAGGGACCCGGTGGGGGAGGGGACTTACGGGACGAGGGAGCTGTTCAACGTCATCGCCAAGAGGGCCTACGGGAAGGGGCTGAGTTCCGAAGAACCCTTGGAGGCCTTAAGGCCCCCTAGGGCCAGCTTCTCGCCCCGCGCGCTGAGGGAGCTCTGCTCGGTGACCCTCAACTCCCCTCCCAAGGGGAGGGCGATAAGGAAGAAGGACTTAAAGGAAGTTAACTGCTTGTTGAGGCCCAACCATGAGGTCCTCGTCCTCTGGGAGGGAGGGGAGGCGAAGGCCGTTTCCCTCGTCTCGTTCGCGGAGCTCTCGTTGGCCTCCGAAGAGGCCGTGGCGCTCTTACTCCCCCCTGAGGGCCTCCACGGGGTCAAGCTTGGAGGCCTTGTAGGCCGGGTAGAGGCCGGCGACCACGGCGGTTAA
- a CDS encoding ABC transporter permease, with the protein MKYAELFLMSLKDMKSGGLRSLLVVMSVAVGAAALIAFVSQAEGLRVNVERQFRGLAANVIILSARERPFSLEDALAFKAVEGVTDVFGVSVFRAKVSASGKVWILTFVGLNEKAFFSLFPSAKPRLGRFSLAPGTAVEGWQVAKEVLLPPGTVKFQVGKEEYYVTVVGALESLGSSLFGFNPDKSIMVSEELGTRVVGGYNVLYLVAESPSKTKEVLKRVRPLAELMDAEATAPLSLINMYSSAAEFAERFLFMMSMIAFVASGFGIANTMMITVLERRSEIAVMKAIGYSPRDILLYYLFLASSFGVVGGAIGSVIGYFLADAVNKYVNVIGAQLKSYIQAEFLKTAKAYVSPQLVAEAALFSVLTAVVAGLYPAYKASKLDPVEALRGE; encoded by the coding sequence ATGAAGTACGCGGAGCTCTTCCTTATGAGCTTAAAGGACATGAAGAGCGGCGGCTTGAGGTCCCTCTTAGTGGTCATGAGCGTTGCGGTGGGCGCCGCGGCCTTGATAGCCTTCGTCTCCCAAGCGGAGGGCTTGAGGGTCAACGTGGAGAGGCAGTTCAGGGGGCTGGCGGCGAACGTCATAATCTTGAGCGCGCGAGAGAGACCCTTTTCCTTGGAAGACGCCTTGGCCTTCAAGGCCGTTGAGGGGGTCACGGACGTGTTCGGGGTTTCGGTGTTCAGAGCTAAGGTATCGGCCTCCGGGAAAGTCTGGATACTGACCTTCGTGGGGCTGAACGAAAAGGCGTTCTTCTCCCTTTTCCCCTCCGCGAAGCCGCGCCTAGGGCGCTTCTCCCTAGCCCCCGGCACGGCGGTGGAGGGCTGGCAAGTGGCTAAGGAGGTCTTACTCCCCCCTGGCACAGTGAAGTTCCAAGTGGGTAAGGAGGAGTACTACGTAACCGTCGTGGGAGCTTTGGAGAGCCTCGGCTCGAGCCTCTTCGGCTTCAACCCGGACAAGTCGATAATGGTCTCTGAGGAGCTAGGGACGAGGGTGGTCGGGGGTTACAATGTCCTCTACTTGGTCGCCGAGAGCCCCTCCAAGACGAAGGAAGTGTTGAAGAGGGTGAGGCCCTTGGCAGAGCTCATGGACGCCGAAGCCACCGCGCCCTTAAGTTTAATAAACATGTACTCGTCCGCGGCGGAGTTCGCTGAGAGGTTCTTGTTCATGATGTCTATGATAGCTTTCGTTGCGTCTGGCTTCGGAATAGCTAACACCATGATGATAACTGTCCTCGAGAGGAGGTCTGAAATAGCAGTTATGAAGGCAATAGGCTACTCCCCGAGGGACATATTGCTTTACTACCTATTCTTGGCCTCATCCTTCGGGGTGGTAGGAGGAGCCATAGGCTCTGTAATAGGCTACTTCTTGGCGGACGCTGTGAACAAGTACGTTAATGTAATAGGGGCCCAGCTGAAGAGCTACATACAAGCGGAGTTCTTGAAGACCGCCAAGGCTTACGTGAGCCCCCAGCTGGTCGCTGAGGCGGCGCTCTTCTCCGTGTTAACCGCCGTGGTCGCCGGCCTCTACCCGGCCTACAAGGCCTCCAAGCTTGACCCCGTGGAGGCCCTCAGGGGGGAGTAA
- a CDS encoding COG1361 S-layer family protein: MKRALAILVTLALVWAAEQKPLPPSPVYLVPERANLTLGHLGSVRLKVCNPSVTLISYATFQLATEDAAVTPSTFSVGDLRPRQCKEVILNVLPLKEVIRLSFVASAAYALGNSKALGATSGSLTLFVRSPQLVMEPVEVSEVGGNVTLKFRNVGEAPFKGNIVITKPFFATLPLEVPPGGEGAAKAEVPPTSPGKYEVEYKARYGKAELEGKGLMIVNPDPRVTFKLGKVIEVCFPRKQQFVIRLFSRNAAPEPDSFKLELKGCTTLNYTVTPSSLPFTLSAVAKAGNLVLNDSVAMSYCDVSFNATELWAGVDNAVEVKVNCPLPVKGAVTLEPSPGAVDPPTLPLPGGAFVWSLPTSAKEAILKVKMFGKTFAYNFNVKPFNPEFTVTFEPRSVVEGSVVRERMCVENAWNKAVKDVIVKVEVSNWSSVATFDEVAPSQRVCLEGLVAVPWEVESLKAKVKIVAGSYSLEREEELEVKPNPEVAVPAIELETKSLGVGKDVVTIRVKNVGRGYAKGAGLSLSSPYLLYPSYVYLGDMPPDSSKVINATFFVPKDAKSVKLNAALSYCSGPLGGTCLPSQLKKEFEVPVRNYVPPNLVIAVKGEKLRGGKSNAVYVELANSGGDEARSVTLSASSGDSDVTPSYFMLGDIPPGKKVTLKLFVTPPERAEEAELKLEARYTDPWGSSYSASFTKKFKVVPKPSPHVAVNMLTTILKTGKSVLRFEVFNDGEVPAKGVELYVYSSGLPLSKSSFFIKELAPGQRALVEVPCSPNYPGTYSITVRVRYGNVSDTFNYKISVATGPVLKVHDAATFPEELSPGSSGILGFSLANVGDQSAADVKISVEAKGIRFTKKTLFLPRLSPGADVPAVFPFEVPAEAEPGTVPVTLKVSYLFQGEKYEKVFSASVIVKPRVKLSAESLGPEAMALALVVPIILLLLIKRRRSKTVVIE, encoded by the coding sequence TTGAAGAGGGCTCTGGCTATCTTGGTGACGTTGGCGCTTGTGTGGGCGGCCGAACAGAAGCCGCTGCCGCCCTCGCCGGTCTACTTGGTCCCCGAACGGGCGAACTTGACCCTCGGCCACTTAGGATCCGTGAGGCTCAAGGTCTGCAACCCCTCCGTCACCTTGATCTCTTATGCAACGTTCCAGCTCGCCACGGAGGACGCCGCAGTCACCCCCTCGACCTTCTCCGTAGGAGACTTGAGACCGAGGCAGTGCAAGGAGGTCATACTGAACGTCCTCCCGTTGAAAGAAGTAATTAGGTTAAGCTTCGTTGCCAGCGCGGCCTACGCGTTGGGGAACTCCAAGGCCCTCGGAGCGACCTCGGGCTCCTTAACGCTCTTCGTCCGCTCCCCCCAGCTAGTCATGGAACCCGTGGAGGTGTCGGAAGTAGGCGGCAACGTGACCCTGAAGTTCAGGAACGTCGGAGAGGCGCCCTTTAAGGGCAATATAGTAATCACCAAGCCCTTCTTCGCGACGCTCCCCTTGGAGGTCCCCCCGGGAGGGGAGGGAGCAGCGAAGGCCGAGGTCCCGCCCACCTCTCCGGGGAAGTACGAGGTCGAGTACAAGGCCCGCTACGGGAAGGCGGAGCTCGAAGGGAAGGGCTTGATGATAGTTAACCCGGACCCCCGCGTAACGTTCAAGTTAGGAAAGGTAATAGAAGTATGCTTCCCTAGGAAACAACAATTCGTAATTAGGTTGTTCTCCCGTAATGCCGCCCCCGAGCCGGACTCCTTCAAGCTGGAGCTGAAGGGGTGCACGACGCTCAACTACACAGTTACGCCCTCCTCCCTGCCCTTTACGTTGAGCGCAGTAGCCAAGGCCGGTAACCTAGTTCTGAATGACAGCGTCGCTATGAGCTACTGTGACGTAAGCTTCAACGCGACGGAGCTGTGGGCCGGAGTGGACAACGCGGTGGAGGTTAAGGTCAACTGCCCCCTCCCGGTGAAGGGCGCTGTAACGCTCGAGCCCAGCCCCGGGGCCGTTGACCCCCCGACCTTGCCCTTGCCCGGAGGCGCCTTCGTGTGGTCCCTCCCCACCTCAGCAAAAGAAGCTATCTTGAAAGTAAAGATGTTTGGGAAGACGTTTGCATATAATTTCAACGTTAAACCGTTCAACCCGGAGTTTACGGTAACCTTCGAGCCCCGGAGCGTCGTGGAGGGGAGCGTGGTCCGGGAGAGGATGTGCGTGGAGAACGCGTGGAACAAGGCAGTAAAGGACGTGATCGTGAAAGTCGAAGTCAGCAACTGGTCGAGCGTAGCTACCTTCGACGAGGTCGCCCCCTCGCAGAGGGTTTGCCTGGAAGGCTTGGTCGCGGTCCCTTGGGAGGTGGAATCACTCAAGGCCAAGGTGAAGATAGTTGCGGGCTCCTACAGCTTGGAGAGGGAGGAAGAGCTAGAGGTCAAGCCCAACCCGGAGGTGGCGGTCCCGGCCATCGAGCTGGAAACCAAGAGCTTGGGCGTTGGAAAGGACGTAGTTACGATAAGGGTCAAGAACGTCGGGAGGGGCTACGCGAAGGGGGCGGGGCTCAGCCTCTCCTCGCCCTACTTGCTCTACCCCAGTTACGTGTACTTAGGCGATATGCCTCCAGACTCTAGCAAGGTTATAAACGCTACGTTCTTCGTACCCAAGGACGCCAAGTCTGTTAAGTTGAACGCGGCCTTGAGCTACTGCTCCGGCCCCTTGGGAGGCACTTGCCTACCGTCCCAATTGAAGAAGGAGTTCGAGGTGCCGGTTAGGAACTACGTCCCCCCGAACTTAGTAATAGCCGTAAAGGGCGAGAAGCTAAGGGGCGGGAAGTCCAACGCGGTCTACGTGGAGCTCGCCAACTCCGGGGGCGACGAGGCGAGGTCCGTCACCCTCTCGGCCTCCTCAGGGGACTCGGACGTAACGCCGAGCTACTTCATGCTGGGAGATATACCGCCGGGCAAGAAGGTTACCTTAAAGCTCTTTGTAACCCCACCGGAGAGGGCTGAGGAGGCGGAACTGAAGCTGGAGGCCCGCTACACGGACCCTTGGGGGAGCTCCTACTCAGCCTCCTTTACCAAGAAGTTCAAGGTGGTTCCCAAGCCTTCCCCGCACGTAGCGGTAAACATGCTAACTACCATACTCAAGACAGGAAAGTCCGTTCTAAGGTTCGAGGTATTTAACGACGGCGAGGTCCCGGCGAAGGGGGTGGAGCTCTACGTCTACTCCTCCGGCTTACCCCTCTCCAAGAGTTCCTTCTTCATCAAGGAGCTAGCCCCGGGCCAGAGGGCCTTGGTGGAGGTGCCTTGTTCCCCCAACTACCCCGGGACGTACTCAATAACTGTGAGGGTGAGGTACGGAAACGTCAGCGACACGTTTAACTACAAGATAAGCGTGGCGACCGGCCCCGTGCTCAAAGTTCACGACGCCGCCACCTTCCCGGAGGAGCTCTCCCCAGGCTCCTCCGGAATACTGGGCTTCTCGCTGGCCAACGTGGGAGACCAGAGCGCGGCCGACGTCAAGATATCTGTGGAGGCGAAGGGGATAAGGTTCACCAAGAAGACCCTCTTCCTCCCGAGGCTCTCCCCCGGGGCGGACGTGCCCGCGGTGTTCCCCTTCGAGGTCCCCGCGGAGGCGGAGCCCGGGACGGTGCCGGTTACCCTGAAGGTCTCCTACCTCTTCCAAGGCGAGAAGTACGAGAAGGTGTTCTCAGCCAGCGTGATAGTTAAGCCGAGAGTCAAGCTATCTGCCGAGAGCTTGGGGCCGGAGGCGATGGCCCTCGCCTTGGTGGTGCCAATAATTTTGCTCCTCTTAATTAAAAGGAGGAGGTCCAAAACGGTGGTGATAGAATGA